In Bacteroidales bacterium, the genomic window TGCGGATCTCTTTTCTGATCAAGGGCAAACCTCATGGGAAGTATTGCGATCAGGATAATCATAATGAGACCGACCCCTTTTTGCCCGTCGTTTGATCCATGCGAAAAACTAACAAATGTGCATGTAAGAACCAGAATAGAGCGTATCCACATCGGCGGGGCCTTTTTTGCAGGAGGTTCCTTGAATAATGCTTTTTTCCGGACAACCTTTTCAAGAATGTACATTAACCCCATAGCCATGAAGAAACCAAAGAACGGGGATATAAGCAGGGACAGCCCCACATCTTTCACTTTTTTCCAGTTCAGCAGAATATCATGGCTTCCGGGTAAAAGCATGTAGGCAATGCCCACACCGAAAATGGAACCAAGAAGAGTATGAGAACTGGAACACGGAATACCGAGATACCAGGTTCCGAGGTTCCATAATATGGCAGTGAAAATAAGAGCCAGAATCATGGCCATATTGTGATAAATACTGGCATCGGTAAGGGCTTCAACAGGAAGAAGGTTGATAATTCCCACAGCTACGGCAATGCCGCCGACATTTACCCCGATGAAATTCCAAAGTCCCGACCAGATCACGGCATTTCTTGGCTTTAGTGAATGCGTATAAATTACCGTTGCTACCGCGTTGGCCGTATCGTGGAAACCATTGATAAATTCAAAGGAAAGTGCAGCAGCTATACAAAAGAAAAGGAGAATAGTCAAAGAGGTATCCAGTCCAAACATAGATTGGTATTTTCTGATACAAATTTAATCGGTTTCGTGAAATAATGGTGAAAATAGTCTGTTAGTCTGTTAGTCTGCTAGACTATTAGGTGAGACGTCATTGCGAGGAGCCGGACTAATAATTGATTATACCATATTCTGATGCGACGAAGCAATCTGCCTGCACAGGCACACCCTGACAAAAGCTTGATCCCATTAATGATTTCTCTTGGCCAGGCTCTTCCTGTTCGGGCAGATTGCTTCGTCACATATAATTATTCTATAATCAAAGATTTATCACGCTCCTCGCAATGACGTTCAGCCCGTCACAGTATCATCCTGAACAACAGAAACAGCACCCCTGAAAACAACATGGTCACCGGGATGGTAATAAGCCAGGCAATGCCTATGGAGGCAAGGGTTTTACCCTGCAGATTCTTTAACCCGTTGCCTGATACCATTGTTCCGGCAATCCCCGATGACAATACATGGGTTGTGCTTACCGGTAGTCCCAGGAAACTGGATGTTGATATGGTTGCGGCTGCAACGAGGTTTGCTGCAGCACCCTGTGCGTAGGTAAGACGGCTTTTCCCGATTTTTTCACCCAGTGTCACTACAATTCTTTTCCACCCGATCATTGTTCCGAGTCCCAATGCCAGTGAAATCATCAGGATTACCCACCAGGGTGAGTATTCCGTGTAGGTTTTAATAAAAGTTAAATGTCCTGAATATTTTTTCTTCCATTCCGGAGATAGCGAATTAGCTGCCAAAAGGGTGTTTGAACGGCGGGCTACAATCAGAATGTGTCTCCTCACAGCGGCTCCCTGGTTACCCGGTAATTCACCAAAGCGTGTTATTCCATGAAGCTTGTGATTCAGAGAATCGAGATTGGCCTTTATTTCGGTGTAGCAGACTTTTTGATTTGCATTAAACAATGAATCATTGGCTTCAGCAATAAGCGACTGCATACTGATTGTTTGTTTTTCCAATTGTACCGGATTTTTTGTGTGATCCAGTGCAAAGCGCACGGGAAGAATGGCCATCAGGATGATCATAAGTAAACCCACTCCTTTTTGACCGTCATTTGAGCCATGTGAAAAGCTGACAAACGTGCTTGTAAGTATAAGTATTGACCGGATCCACAATGGAGGCGCTTTCTTGGCAGGAGGCTCTTTAAAAATGGCCTTGTTCTTAATAATCAACTTAAGGAGGATCATTAACAGTATGGCAAGCAAAAATCCGATCACCGGCGATATGAGCAATGACAGTCCGGCTTCCTGGACCTTAAGCCAGTTGAGGCTTATGCCATGGTTATTCGGTAAAAGAATATAACCGATGCTTACACCTGTTATGGATCCGATTAACGTATGAGAGCTGGAACAGGGGATTCCGAGGTACCACGTGCCGATATTCCAGATGATTGCTGTTATGATAAGCGCCATCACAAGCGCCACATTGTGTGCCAGGTTTCCATCAGTGAGTGCTTCAACAGGCAGCAGGTTCACAATTCCAATGGCAACAGCTATTCCTCCGACATTTACGCCTATGAAATTCCATATCCCTGACCAGATAACCGCAGGCAGAGGTTTTAATGAATGTGTATAAATAACTGTGGCAACTGCGTTGGCTGTATCATGAAATCCATTGATAAACTCGAAGGCAAGTGCGGATGCAATACAAAAAATCAGAAGAAATGCAACAGACGGTTCAAGACCTGACATAAAGTGAAAATTTCACTCACAAATTTAAAATTGTTAATTTTATTTTAGCAACTAATTGTTTATTTTACGTTAAAAGGTTTAATTTTCCCGCATTACAAGGCTTAAACTATTCTAAATTACCCCGACATGTATACAGAACTGGAAAAGAAGATGTATGGCAAATCCAAACTCCGCAAGAAAATGCGTGACGTGAGGAATTTTTTACTTGCCCTGCTCGGCTTGTTTTTTATTACAGTTGCATTTACTATTGTAATCGACAGGAATGACGCCATCGGCGATGGCATGAAAAATATCCGTTACGGATTTTTCTCCTTTGCCCTGATCATCAGCGGAACTGCCGTTCTGATCAGTCTGATGTTGAAATCGAGAAAATAAACCTGTCTTACGCTTCATTAACACAAAGCGATTTTAAAAGATTACAGGCAGATTCAACAGAGAGTATCGGTTCACAGGTGAGAGTGAGTTTGTCATTCCCTTCCTTCATCCTGAAACGCGATGGTTGTTTCTGCACAAAGCTTAAAATATTACTGAACGTTTTGGTTTTATAGTAATCCGATTTTTGATTCGAAATAAAATACCCGATCATTTTTCCATTTTTCATAACGAGTTTTTCAAAACCCAACCGGTTCGCCAGCCATCTTAACCTTACAACCTGCAGCAATTCTTTACTTGGATCGGGTAATGGGCCAAACCGGTCATTCAGCGCGGATTCATAATCTACAAGTTCTTCCTCCGTCTGAACCTGGTCGAGCTCCCTGTAAAGGCTCATTCTTTCAGAAACATTTGAAACATAATCATCAGGAAATAGTAGTTCCATGTCAGTATCGAGCTGGCAATCCTCGACATAAATTTTGTTTTCTTTCTGCTCGGCTGTTTCTTTCCGTGCAAAAAGTTCCTTGTATTCATTTTCTTTCAGATCGGCAATGGCTTCATTAAGAATCCTTGTGTACGTTTCAAACCCGATATCGGCAATAAATCCGCTCTGTTCCCCGCCAAGCATGTTCCCCGCACCCCGTATGTCAAGATCGTGCAACGCAATGTTGAATCCGCTGCCGAGTTCAGATAATTCTTCAATTGCCTTAAGCCTGCGTCGGGCTTCAGGAGTAAGCACCGTGGGTGGTGGTGCCAGCAGGTAGCAGAAGGCTTTTTTATTTGAACGGCCCACGCGGCCTCTCAGCTGGTGAAGATCGCTTAATCCGAAATGATGGGCATTATTGATAAAAATGGTATTGGCATTCGGAATATCAAGTCCCGATTCTATAAGCGTCGTGGCAATGAGCACATCATAATCCGCACGGACGAAATCGGTCATAACCTGTTCCAGTTTCGGCCCTTCCATCTGACCATGAGCCACACAGGTTTTAACACCCGGGCAGATCTTCCGTATCAGGGTTTCCACTTCATAAATGTTCTGAACCCTGTTATTTATAAAGAATACCTGGCCGCCACGGGACAACTCATATTCAATGCCTTCACGGATGATGTCATCATTGAAAACATGCAGTTCGGTGATAATCGGATGCCTGTTAGGCGGAGGTGTGTTGATAACTGAAAGATCACGGGCGCCCATAAGCGAAAACTGGAGAGTTCGCGGAATGGGTGTTGCTGTAAGCGTGAGGGTGTCGACATTAACCTTTAAGTTTTTCAGCTTTTCTTTTGCCGAAACACCAAATTTCTGCTCTTCATCAATGATCAGCAGGCCGAGGTCTTTAAACCGAATATCGGCTCCAAGCAACCGGTGTGTACCTATTATTATATCGATCTTTCCTTCGGCCAGTCTTTTTATGATATCCGTCTGTTGTGTCCCCTTTTTAAACCGGTTAATGTATTCAAGATTGCAGGGAAAGCTGGCAAGCCGTTCTTTAAATGTATTGTAATGTTGCAGGGCAAGAATCGTAGTAGGTACCAGTATGGCAACCTGCTTGCTGTCAGCCACAGCTTTAAATGCAGCCCTCACGGCCAGCTCGGTCTTCCCGAAACCCACGTCACCGCAGACAAGCCGGTCCATAGGATTTTCCGATTCCATATCCTCCTTTATGGCCAGTGTTGATTTAACCTGGTCGGGTGTGTCTTCATAAATAAAGGAAGCCTCAAGTTCATTCTGCATGTAAGTATCGGGTGAAAACGCAAATCCTTTCTGCATTTTACGGCGGGCATACAAATCAATGAGTTCACGGGCAATATCCTTGATCTTTTTACTGGTGCTCTGTTTCAGCTTTTGCCATGCGCCAGTTCCCAGTTTGTACATCCTGGGAGGCTCATTGTCCTTTCCTTTGTATTTTGAAATACGGTGAAGCGAGTGGATGCTGACATACAGCACATCATTATCCTGGTAAACCAGCCTGATCGATTCCTGGATCTTGCCGTTGATATCAATTTTCTCAAGTCCTCCGAATTTTCCGATCCCATGGTCAATGTGCACCACATAATCGCCCGGTTGAAGGCCTTTCAGCTCTTTAAGCGACAGGCTGCCCCTGTTTGAAAAATAATTATGGAGAGTATATTTATGATAGCGCTCAAAAATCTGGTGGTCGGTATAGCAGCTCACTTTAAGATCGCGATCGATGAATCCTTCGTGAAGCGTTTTAAGAAGTGGATGAAATTTTATTGAGCTGTTGATGTCCTTGAAGATCGAAGAAAGTCTTTCAATTTGTTTTTCGCTGTCGCTCAGAATATAATTTTTGTAGTCATTTTTACTGAGCACTAGCAAATCTTCAGCCAGCAGGTTGAAATTTTTGCTGAATGCAGGCTGGGGAAGGGTATTGAAAGGGCATTCATGACTGCCCGGGAAAAAGTTGCGTGAAGCGAATTCAACCACGCTGAAATCTGGTATTTTGCTTACAAGGTAATGGCCGGTTGTTAACTGGTTTTCAGTCACAGGAAGCACTTCATCGCGTTTCTCTGACTTACGCGACACCTCATCATATATATCATTTAGTTTAGCTGCTGTGAAATGAACATCTGTAATCCACACAACCGAGGATGAATCGAGATAATCGGTCAGCGGTTCGCTGATGTCTTCCTGTTTCAGTTCCTGGACATTGGGGAGGATGCTGATATGATCGTGAAGGTTTTTTGAAAGCTGGTTTTCCACGTCGAAGGTACGGATGGATTCCACTTCGTCGCCGAAAAAGTCGATGCGGTAAGGATCGGGGTTGGCAAAGGAAAATACGTCTACAAGACTGCCGCGAATGGCGTACTGGCCGGGTTCATACACAAAGTCGGTTTCAGAGAACCGGTATTCTTCGAGCATTTCGCGGATGAAGCTTATTGAAATTTTTTCACCTTTGTTTAATAACAGTGTATTTTTTTT contains:
- a CDS encoding inorganic phosphate transporter, producing the protein MFGLDTSLTILLFFCIAAALSFEFINGFHDTANAVATVIYTHSLKPRNAVIWSGLWNFIGVNVGGIAVAVGIINLLPVEALTDASIYHNMAMILALIFTAILWNLGTWYLGIPCSSSHTLLGSIFGVGIAYMLLPGSHDILLNWKKVKDVGLSLLISPFFGFFMAMGLMYILEKVVRKKALFKEPPAKKAPPMWIRSILVLTCTFVSFSHGSNDGQKGVGLIMIILIAILPMRFALDQKRDPQQLQSSLMSMKQELKQIDPNKLGIDSKTYYHNIIAGIDTISGTVAGIRSFSDMTRANSLEARRNILLLSKQSDGLIKSMAGSNNVQWVAQYNAHLSNVRGFTEYAPLWVILAIAVSLGLGTMIGWKRIVVTIGEKIGKTHLNYAQGASAELIAASTITVSSMFGLPVSTTHVLSSGIAGTMVADSGFKNLQKKTVAAIGIAWLITLPVTILFSGLLFLLFRMLFV
- a CDS encoding inorganic phosphate transporter, producing the protein MSGLEPSVAFLLIFCIASALAFEFINGFHDTANAVATVIYTHSLKPLPAVIWSGIWNFIGVNVGGIAVAIGIVNLLPVEALTDGNLAHNVALVMALIITAIIWNIGTWYLGIPCSSSHTLIGSITGVSIGYILLPNNHGISLNWLKVQEAGLSLLISPVIGFLLAILLMILLKLIIKNKAIFKEPPAKKAPPLWIRSILILTSTFVSFSHGSNDGQKGVGLLMIILMAILPVRFALDHTKNPVQLEKQTISMQSLIAEANDSLFNANQKVCYTEIKANLDSLNHKLHGITRFGELPGNQGAAVRRHILIVARRSNTLLAANSLSPEWKKKYSGHLTFIKTYTEYSPWWVILMISLALGLGTMIGWKRIVVTLGEKIGKSRLTYAQGAAANLVAAATISTSSFLGLPVSTTHVLSSGIAGTMVSGNGLKNLQGKTLASIGIAWLITIPVTMLFSGVLFLLFRMIL
- the mfd gene encoding transcription-repair coupling factor; its protein translation is MALNELVELYRNHPGVGNLTSFLRENKNAKAHCPGLAGSSKSIVAAALIPELSGIHLVILPEKEDSAYFYNDLVNLLGNDNVLFFPSSFKRSVHYNQIDSGNVILRTNVVNRLGSVDKTSRENFLVIVTYPEGLAEKVITQVKLKKNTLLLNKGEKISISFIREMLEEYRFSETDFVYEPGQYAIRGSLVDVFSFANPDPYRIDFFGDEVESIRTFDVENQLSKNLHDHISILPNVQELKQEDISEPLTDYLDSSSVVWITDVHFTAAKLNDIYDEVSRKSEKRDEVLPVTENQLTTGHYLVSKIPDFSVVEFASRNFFPGSHECPFNTLPQPAFSKNFNLLAEDLLVLSKNDYKNYILSDSEKQIERLSSIFKDINSSIKFHPLLKTLHEGFIDRDLKVSCYTDHQIFERYHKYTLHNYFSNRGSLSLKELKGLQPGDYVVHIDHGIGKFGGLEKIDINGKIQESIRLVYQDNDVLYVSIHSLHRISKYKGKDNEPPRMYKLGTGAWQKLKQSTSKKIKDIARELIDLYARRKMQKGFAFSPDTYMQNELEASFIYEDTPDQVKSTLAIKEDMESENPMDRLVCGDVGFGKTELAVRAAFKAVADSKQVAILVPTTILALQHYNTFKERLASFPCNLEYINRFKKGTQQTDIIKRLAEGKIDIIIGTHRLLGADIRFKDLGLLIIDEEQKFGVSAKEKLKNLKVNVDTLTLTATPIPRTLQFSLMGARDLSVINTPPPNRHPIITELHVFNDDIIREGIEYELSRGGQVFFINNRVQNIYEVETLIRKICPGVKTCVAHGQMEGPKLEQVMTDFVRADYDVLIATTLIESGLDIPNANTIFINNAHHFGLSDLHQLRGRVGRSNKKAFCYLLAPPPTVLTPEARRRLKAIEELSELGSGFNIALHDLDIRGAGNMLGGEQSGFIADIGFETYTRILNEAIADLKENEYKELFARKETAEQKENKIYVEDCQLDTDMELLFPDDYVSNVSERMSLYRELDQVQTEEELVDYESALNDRFGPLPDPSKELLQVVRLRWLANRLGFEKLVMKNGKMIGYFISNQKSDYYKTKTFSNILSFVQKQPSRFRMKEGNDKLTLTCEPILSVESACNLLKSLCVNEA